A genome region from Ptiloglossa arizonensis isolate GNS036 chromosome 4, iyPtiAriz1_principal, whole genome shotgun sequence includes the following:
- the Med gene encoding smad/Smad4 homolog Medea isoform X5: MVGLAGGGGHLYPSPPMQPNPELREMTGIAPSAPTSADACLSIVHSLMCHRQGGESEGFSKRAIESLVKKLKEKRDELDSLITAITTNGAHPSKCVTIQRTLDGRLQVAGRKGFPHVIYARIWRWPDLHKNELKHVKYCQFAFDLKCDSVCVNPYHYERVVSPGIDPFFTDLSGLTLQSGVGVGPGGRLVKDEYSVGGGGSAAAGAVGSAMDVDGEMNQTIQHHPPAQPTSSNNTQSSQQTFIPGLTPPNPTVVHPMSHTVGSQQQSLSTSSGGNAAQMLSPSQGQSTEAFYGTNTPPQDLNQPPSVDALAASLGEGQSSPVSPVHIHHPNGFPVGTAAYNSGAPQWTGANTLTYTQSMQPPDHRHLHPTSYWGGHGGEVGGNIGGLLSTQPAPEYWCSVGYFELDTQVGETFKVSSGCPTVTVDGYVDPSGGNRFCLGALSNVHRTEQSEKARLHIGKGVVLDLRGEGDVWLRCQSEHSVFVQSYYLDREAGRAPGDAVHKIYPSAYIKVFDLRQCHKQMRGQAATAQAAAAAQAAAVAGHLTHGAPITKSLSAAAGIGVDDLRRLCILRLSFVKGWGPDYPRQSIKETPCWIEVHLHRALQLLDEVLHTMPIDGPRGIE; this comes from the exons ATGGTTGGATTGGCGGGCGGGGGAGGTCATCTGTATCCCTCGCCCCCAATGCAACCTAATCCAGAGT TGAGAGAAATGACAGGAATCGCTCCTAGTGCCCCGACTAGTGCAGATGCCTGTTTAAGTATAGTACATTCGCTAATGTGTCATCGACAAGGTGGTGAAAGCGAAGGATTCAGCAAGCGTGCCATCGAGTCTTTAGTGAAAAAGCTTAAA GAAAAACGAGACGAATTGGATAGCTTAATAACTGCTATCACTACAAATGGAGCACATCCCAGTAAATGTGTCACAATACAGAGAACTCTCGATGGTAGGCTACAAGTTGCTGGTCGTAAGGGTTTCCCACATGTTATTTATGCACGAATCTGGAGATGGCCAGATTTACACAAGAACGAATTAAAACACGTCAAATACTGCCAATTTGCTTTTGACTTAAAGTGTGATTCTGTATGTGTAAATCCATATCACTATGAGAGAGTTGTATCTCCTGGCATAG ACCCGTTCTTTACAGACCTGTCTGGGCTGACTCTACAATCAGGAGTAGGCGTAGGACCAGGTGGTAGATTGGTCAAAGATGAGTATTCAGTCGGTGGTGGAGGAAGTGCAGCAGCTGGAGCAGTAGGATCTGCAATGGATGTTGATGGAGAAATGAATCAAACCATTCAGCATCATCCACCTGCTCAACCCACTTCATCTAATAACACTCAATCGTCTCAGCAAACTTTTATACCAGGCCTAACACCACCTAAtccaa CAGTAGTACATCCAATGAGTCACACCGTAGGTAGCCAACAGCAATCATTGAGTACATCGAGTGGGGGCAATGCTGCACAAATGCTCAGTCCTTCGCAGGGACAATCTACCGAAGCATTTTATGGAACTAACACACCTCCTCAAGACCTTAATCAACCTCCAAGTGTCGATGCATTAGCAGCATCTTTAG gTGAAGGTCAGAGCTCTCCTGTATCACCTGTACATATTCATCATCCGAATGGATTTCCAGTTGGTACAGCTGCCTACAATTCAGGAGCCCCACAGTGGACTGGAGCCAATACTCTTACATATACTCAGAGCATGCAACCTCCAGATCACAGACATCTTCATCCTACTTCTTATT GGGGTGGTCACGGCGGCGAAGTAGGTGGAAACATTGGTGGTTTACTCTCTACACAACCAGCACCTGAATATTGGTGTTCTGTTGGATATTTTGAATTAGATACTCAAGTAGGCGAAACGTTTAAAGTAAGCAGCGGTTGCCCTACCGTCACTGTCGATGGATACGTCGATCCAAGCGGTGGTAATAGATTTTGTTTAGGAGCTTTGAGCAATGTACACAGAACGGAGCAAAGTGAAAAAGCACGTCTTCACATAG GAAAAGGAGTTGTGTTAGATTTAAGGGGTGAAGGAGACGTTTGGTTAAGATGTCAAAGCGAACATAGTGTCTTTGTACAGTCTTATTATTTAGACAGAGAAGCAGGTCGTGCACCCGGTGATGCAGTACATAAAATTTATCCCTCCGCATATATTAAAGTCTTCGATTTACGACAGTGTCACAAACAAATGAGAGGGCAAGCCGCTACTGCTCAAGCCGCAGCTGCGGCACAAGCTGCTGCTGTAGCAGGTCATTTGACGCATGGCGCACCGATTACTAAAA GTCTTAGTGCAGCAGCTGGTATAGGCGTAGATGATCTTCGACGACTTTGTATTTTGCGTTTAAGTTTTGTAAAAGGCTGGGGACCTGATTACCCTCGACAAAGTATAAAAGAAACTCCGTGCTGGATAGAG GTACATTTACATAGAGCTCTTCAGTTACTGGACGAAGTTTTACACACTATGCCAATCGATGGCCCACGgggaattgaataa
- the Med gene encoding smad/Smad4 homolog Medea isoform X4, which produces MVGLAGGGGHLYPSPPMQPNPELREMTGIAPSAPTSADACLSIVHSLMCHRQGGESEGFSKRAIESLVKKLKEKRDELDSLITAITTNGAHPSKCVTIQRTLDGRLQVAGRKGFPHVIYARIWRWPDLHKNELKHVKYCQFAFDLKCDSVCVNPYHYERVVSPGIDPFFTDLSGLTLQSGVGVGPGGRLVKDEYSVGGGGSAAAGAVGSAMDVDGEMNQTIQHHPPAQPTSSNNTQSSQQTFIPGLTPPNPTSGEGMFGSNGGGNNGGNPHNKLDDNNCPRQTWIPTPHHPTTRNIHHRSQQQSLSTSSGGNAAQMLSPSQGQSTEAFYGTNTPPQDLNQPPSVDALAASLGEGQSSPVSPVHIHHPNGFPVGTAAYNSGAPQWTGANTLTYTQSMQPPDHRHLHPTSYWGGHGGEVGGNIGGLLSTQPAPEYWCSVGYFELDTQVGETFKVSSGCPTVTVDGYVDPSGGNRFCLGALSNVHRTEQSEKARLHIGKGVVLDLRGEGDVWLRCQSEHSVFVQSYYLDREAGRAPGDAVHKIYPSAYIKVFDLRQCHKQMRGQAATAQAAAAAQAAAVAGHLTHGAPITKSLSAAAGIGVDDLRRLCILRLSFVKGWGPDYPRQSIKETPCWIEVHLHRALQLLDEVLHTMPIDGPRGIE; this is translated from the exons ATGGTTGGATTGGCGGGCGGGGGAGGTCATCTGTATCCCTCGCCCCCAATGCAACCTAATCCAGAGT TGAGAGAAATGACAGGAATCGCTCCTAGTGCCCCGACTAGTGCAGATGCCTGTTTAAGTATAGTACATTCGCTAATGTGTCATCGACAAGGTGGTGAAAGCGAAGGATTCAGCAAGCGTGCCATCGAGTCTTTAGTGAAAAAGCTTAAA GAAAAACGAGACGAATTGGATAGCTTAATAACTGCTATCACTACAAATGGAGCACATCCCAGTAAATGTGTCACAATACAGAGAACTCTCGATGGTAGGCTACAAGTTGCTGGTCGTAAGGGTTTCCCACATGTTATTTATGCACGAATCTGGAGATGGCCAGATTTACACAAGAACGAATTAAAACACGTCAAATACTGCCAATTTGCTTTTGACTTAAAGTGTGATTCTGTATGTGTAAATCCATATCACTATGAGAGAGTTGTATCTCCTGGCATAG ACCCGTTCTTTACAGACCTGTCTGGGCTGACTCTACAATCAGGAGTAGGCGTAGGACCAGGTGGTAGATTGGTCAAAGATGAGTATTCAGTCGGTGGTGGAGGAAGTGCAGCAGCTGGAGCAGTAGGATCTGCAATGGATGTTGATGGAGAAATGAATCAAACCATTCAGCATCATCCACCTGCTCAACCCACTTCATCTAATAACACTCAATCGTCTCAGCAAACTTTTATACCAGGCCTAACACCACCTAAtccaa CTAGTGGTGAGGGTATGTTTGGCAGTAATGGGGGAGGGAATAATGGTGGTAACCCCCACAATAAATTGGACGACAATAATTGCCCCAGGCAAACCTGGATTCCTACACCTCATCATCCTACAACACGTAACATTCATCATC GTAGCCAACAGCAATCATTGAGTACATCGAGTGGGGGCAATGCTGCACAAATGCTCAGTCCTTCGCAGGGACAATCTACCGAAGCATTTTATGGAACTAACACACCTCCTCAAGACCTTAATCAACCTCCAAGTGTCGATGCATTAGCAGCATCTTTAG gTGAAGGTCAGAGCTCTCCTGTATCACCTGTACATATTCATCATCCGAATGGATTTCCAGTTGGTACAGCTGCCTACAATTCAGGAGCCCCACAGTGGACTGGAGCCAATACTCTTACATATACTCAGAGCATGCAACCTCCAGATCACAGACATCTTCATCCTACTTCTTATT GGGGTGGTCACGGCGGCGAAGTAGGTGGAAACATTGGTGGTTTACTCTCTACACAACCAGCACCTGAATATTGGTGTTCTGTTGGATATTTTGAATTAGATACTCAAGTAGGCGAAACGTTTAAAGTAAGCAGCGGTTGCCCTACCGTCACTGTCGATGGATACGTCGATCCAAGCGGTGGTAATAGATTTTGTTTAGGAGCTTTGAGCAATGTACACAGAACGGAGCAAAGTGAAAAAGCACGTCTTCACATAG GAAAAGGAGTTGTGTTAGATTTAAGGGGTGAAGGAGACGTTTGGTTAAGATGTCAAAGCGAACATAGTGTCTTTGTACAGTCTTATTATTTAGACAGAGAAGCAGGTCGTGCACCCGGTGATGCAGTACATAAAATTTATCCCTCCGCATATATTAAAGTCTTCGATTTACGACAGTGTCACAAACAAATGAGAGGGCAAGCCGCTACTGCTCAAGCCGCAGCTGCGGCACAAGCTGCTGCTGTAGCAGGTCATTTGACGCATGGCGCACCGATTACTAAAA GTCTTAGTGCAGCAGCTGGTATAGGCGTAGATGATCTTCGACGACTTTGTATTTTGCGTTTAAGTTTTGTAAAAGGCTGGGGACCTGATTACCCTCGACAAAGTATAAAAGAAACTCCGTGCTGGATAGAG GTACATTTACATAGAGCTCTTCAGTTACTGGACGAAGTTTTACACACTATGCCAATCGATGGCCCACGgggaattgaataa
- the Med gene encoding smad/Smad4 homolog Medea isoform X1 encodes MVGLAGGGGHLYPSPPMQPNPELREMTGIAPSAPTSADACLSIVHSLMCHRQGGESEGFSKRAIESLVKKLKEKRDELDSLITAITTNGAHPSKCVTIQRTLDGRLQVAGRKGFPHVIYARIWRWPDLHKNELKHVKYCQFAFDLKCDSVCVNPYHYERVVSPGIDPFFTDLSGLTLQSGVGVGPGGRLVKDEYSVGGGGSAAAGAVGSAMDVDGEMNQTIQHHPPAQPTSSNNTQSSQQTFIPGLTPPNPTSGEGMFGSNGGGNNGGNPHNKLDDNNCPRQTWIPTPHHPTTRNIHHPVVHPMSHTVGSQQQSLSTSSGGNAAQMLSPSQGQSTEAFYGTNTPPQDLNQPPSVDALAASLGEGQSSPVSPVHIHHPNGFPVGTAAYNSGAPQWTGANTLTYTQSMQPPDHRHLHPTSYWGGHGGEVGGNIGGLLSTQPAPEYWCSVGYFELDTQVGETFKVSSGCPTVTVDGYVDPSGGNRFCLGALSNVHRTEQSEKARLHIGKGVVLDLRGEGDVWLRCQSEHSVFVQSYYLDREAGRAPGDAVHKIYPSAYIKVFDLRQCHKQMRGQAATAQAAAAAQAAAVAGHLTHGAPITKSLSAAAGIGVDDLRRLCILRLSFVKGWGPDYPRQSIKETPCWIEVHLHRALQLLDEVLHTMPIDGPRGIE; translated from the exons ATGGTTGGATTGGCGGGCGGGGGAGGTCATCTGTATCCCTCGCCCCCAATGCAACCTAATCCAGAGT TGAGAGAAATGACAGGAATCGCTCCTAGTGCCCCGACTAGTGCAGATGCCTGTTTAAGTATAGTACATTCGCTAATGTGTCATCGACAAGGTGGTGAAAGCGAAGGATTCAGCAAGCGTGCCATCGAGTCTTTAGTGAAAAAGCTTAAA GAAAAACGAGACGAATTGGATAGCTTAATAACTGCTATCACTACAAATGGAGCACATCCCAGTAAATGTGTCACAATACAGAGAACTCTCGATGGTAGGCTACAAGTTGCTGGTCGTAAGGGTTTCCCACATGTTATTTATGCACGAATCTGGAGATGGCCAGATTTACACAAGAACGAATTAAAACACGTCAAATACTGCCAATTTGCTTTTGACTTAAAGTGTGATTCTGTATGTGTAAATCCATATCACTATGAGAGAGTTGTATCTCCTGGCATAG ACCCGTTCTTTACAGACCTGTCTGGGCTGACTCTACAATCAGGAGTAGGCGTAGGACCAGGTGGTAGATTGGTCAAAGATGAGTATTCAGTCGGTGGTGGAGGAAGTGCAGCAGCTGGAGCAGTAGGATCTGCAATGGATGTTGATGGAGAAATGAATCAAACCATTCAGCATCATCCACCTGCTCAACCCACTTCATCTAATAACACTCAATCGTCTCAGCAAACTTTTATACCAGGCCTAACACCACCTAAtccaa CTAGTGGTGAGGGTATGTTTGGCAGTAATGGGGGAGGGAATAATGGTGGTAACCCCCACAATAAATTGGACGACAATAATTGCCCCAGGCAAACCTGGATTCCTACACCTCATCATCCTACAACACGTAACATTCATCATC CAGTAGTACATCCAATGAGTCACACCGTAGGTAGCCAACAGCAATCATTGAGTACATCGAGTGGGGGCAATGCTGCACAAATGCTCAGTCCTTCGCAGGGACAATCTACCGAAGCATTTTATGGAACTAACACACCTCCTCAAGACCTTAATCAACCTCCAAGTGTCGATGCATTAGCAGCATCTTTAG gTGAAGGTCAGAGCTCTCCTGTATCACCTGTACATATTCATCATCCGAATGGATTTCCAGTTGGTACAGCTGCCTACAATTCAGGAGCCCCACAGTGGACTGGAGCCAATACTCTTACATATACTCAGAGCATGCAACCTCCAGATCACAGACATCTTCATCCTACTTCTTATT GGGGTGGTCACGGCGGCGAAGTAGGTGGAAACATTGGTGGTTTACTCTCTACACAACCAGCACCTGAATATTGGTGTTCTGTTGGATATTTTGAATTAGATACTCAAGTAGGCGAAACGTTTAAAGTAAGCAGCGGTTGCCCTACCGTCACTGTCGATGGATACGTCGATCCAAGCGGTGGTAATAGATTTTGTTTAGGAGCTTTGAGCAATGTACACAGAACGGAGCAAAGTGAAAAAGCACGTCTTCACATAG GAAAAGGAGTTGTGTTAGATTTAAGGGGTGAAGGAGACGTTTGGTTAAGATGTCAAAGCGAACATAGTGTCTTTGTACAGTCTTATTATTTAGACAGAGAAGCAGGTCGTGCACCCGGTGATGCAGTACATAAAATTTATCCCTCCGCATATATTAAAGTCTTCGATTTACGACAGTGTCACAAACAAATGAGAGGGCAAGCCGCTACTGCTCAAGCCGCAGCTGCGGCACAAGCTGCTGCTGTAGCAGGTCATTTGACGCATGGCGCACCGATTACTAAAA GTCTTAGTGCAGCAGCTGGTATAGGCGTAGATGATCTTCGACGACTTTGTATTTTGCGTTTAAGTTTTGTAAAAGGCTGGGGACCTGATTACCCTCGACAAAGTATAAAAGAAACTCCGTGCTGGATAGAG GTACATTTACATAGAGCTCTTCAGTTACTGGACGAAGTTTTACACACTATGCCAATCGATGGCCCACGgggaattgaataa
- the Med gene encoding smad/Smad4 homolog Medea isoform X6 — translation MVGLAGGGGHLYPSPPMQPNPELREMTGIAPSAPTSADACLSIVHSLMCHRQGGESEGFSKRAIESLVKKLKEKRDELDSLITAITTNGAHPSKCVTIQRTLDGRLQVAGRKGFPHVIYARIWRWPDLHKNELKHVKYCQFAFDLKCDSVCVNPYHYERVVSPGIDPFFTDLSGLTLQSGVGVGPGGRLVKDEYSVGGGGSAAAGAVGSAMDVDGEMNQTIQHHPPAQPTSSNNTQSSQQTFIPGLTPPNPSSQQQSLSTSSGGNAAQMLSPSQGQSTEAFYGTNTPPQDLNQPPSVDALAASLGEGQSSPVSPVHIHHPNGFPVGTAAYNSGAPQWTGANTLTYTQSMQPPDHRHLHPTSYWGGHGGEVGGNIGGLLSTQPAPEYWCSVGYFELDTQVGETFKVSSGCPTVTVDGYVDPSGGNRFCLGALSNVHRTEQSEKARLHIGKGVVLDLRGEGDVWLRCQSEHSVFVQSYYLDREAGRAPGDAVHKIYPSAYIKVFDLRQCHKQMRGQAATAQAAAAAQAAAVAGHLTHGAPITKSLSAAAGIGVDDLRRLCILRLSFVKGWGPDYPRQSIKETPCWIEVHLHRALQLLDEVLHTMPIDGPRGIE, via the exons ATGGTTGGATTGGCGGGCGGGGGAGGTCATCTGTATCCCTCGCCCCCAATGCAACCTAATCCAGAGT TGAGAGAAATGACAGGAATCGCTCCTAGTGCCCCGACTAGTGCAGATGCCTGTTTAAGTATAGTACATTCGCTAATGTGTCATCGACAAGGTGGTGAAAGCGAAGGATTCAGCAAGCGTGCCATCGAGTCTTTAGTGAAAAAGCTTAAA GAAAAACGAGACGAATTGGATAGCTTAATAACTGCTATCACTACAAATGGAGCACATCCCAGTAAATGTGTCACAATACAGAGAACTCTCGATGGTAGGCTACAAGTTGCTGGTCGTAAGGGTTTCCCACATGTTATTTATGCACGAATCTGGAGATGGCCAGATTTACACAAGAACGAATTAAAACACGTCAAATACTGCCAATTTGCTTTTGACTTAAAGTGTGATTCTGTATGTGTAAATCCATATCACTATGAGAGAGTTGTATCTCCTGGCATAG ACCCGTTCTTTACAGACCTGTCTGGGCTGACTCTACAATCAGGAGTAGGCGTAGGACCAGGTGGTAGATTGGTCAAAGATGAGTATTCAGTCGGTGGTGGAGGAAGTGCAGCAGCTGGAGCAGTAGGATCTGCAATGGATGTTGATGGAGAAATGAATCAAACCATTCAGCATCATCCACCTGCTCAACCCACTTCATCTAATAACACTCAATCGTCTCAGCAAACTTTTATACCAGGCCTAACACCACCTAAtccaa GTAGCCAACAGCAATCATTGAGTACATCGAGTGGGGGCAATGCTGCACAAATGCTCAGTCCTTCGCAGGGACAATCTACCGAAGCATTTTATGGAACTAACACACCTCCTCAAGACCTTAATCAACCTCCAAGTGTCGATGCATTAGCAGCATCTTTAG gTGAAGGTCAGAGCTCTCCTGTATCACCTGTACATATTCATCATCCGAATGGATTTCCAGTTGGTACAGCTGCCTACAATTCAGGAGCCCCACAGTGGACTGGAGCCAATACTCTTACATATACTCAGAGCATGCAACCTCCAGATCACAGACATCTTCATCCTACTTCTTATT GGGGTGGTCACGGCGGCGAAGTAGGTGGAAACATTGGTGGTTTACTCTCTACACAACCAGCACCTGAATATTGGTGTTCTGTTGGATATTTTGAATTAGATACTCAAGTAGGCGAAACGTTTAAAGTAAGCAGCGGTTGCCCTACCGTCACTGTCGATGGATACGTCGATCCAAGCGGTGGTAATAGATTTTGTTTAGGAGCTTTGAGCAATGTACACAGAACGGAGCAAAGTGAAAAAGCACGTCTTCACATAG GAAAAGGAGTTGTGTTAGATTTAAGGGGTGAAGGAGACGTTTGGTTAAGATGTCAAAGCGAACATAGTGTCTTTGTACAGTCTTATTATTTAGACAGAGAAGCAGGTCGTGCACCCGGTGATGCAGTACATAAAATTTATCCCTCCGCATATATTAAAGTCTTCGATTTACGACAGTGTCACAAACAAATGAGAGGGCAAGCCGCTACTGCTCAAGCCGCAGCTGCGGCACAAGCTGCTGCTGTAGCAGGTCATTTGACGCATGGCGCACCGATTACTAAAA GTCTTAGTGCAGCAGCTGGTATAGGCGTAGATGATCTTCGACGACTTTGTATTTTGCGTTTAAGTTTTGTAAAAGGCTGGGGACCTGATTACCCTCGACAAAGTATAAAAGAAACTCCGTGCTGGATAGAG GTACATTTACATAGAGCTCTTCAGTTACTGGACGAAGTTTTACACACTATGCCAATCGATGGCCCACGgggaattgaataa
- the Med gene encoding smad/Smad4 homolog Medea isoform X2 has protein sequence MVGLAGGGGHLYPSPPMQPNPELREMTGIAPSAPTSADACLSIVHSLMCHRQGGESEGFSKRAIESLVKKLKEKRDELDSLITAITTNGAHPSKCVTIQRTLDGRLQVAGRKGFPHVIYARIWRWPDLHKNELKHVKYCQFAFDLKCDSVCVNPYHYERVVSPGIDPFFTDLSGLTLQSGVGVGPGGRLVKDEYSVGGGGSAAAGAVGSAMDVDGEMNQTIQHHPPAQPTSSNNTQSSQQTFIPGLTPPNPTSGEGMFGSNGGGNNGGNPHNKLDDNNCPRQTWIPTPHHPTTRNIHHLVHPMSHTVGSQQQSLSTSSGGNAAQMLSPSQGQSTEAFYGTNTPPQDLNQPPSVDALAASLGEGQSSPVSPVHIHHPNGFPVGTAAYNSGAPQWTGANTLTYTQSMQPPDHRHLHPTSYWGGHGGEVGGNIGGLLSTQPAPEYWCSVGYFELDTQVGETFKVSSGCPTVTVDGYVDPSGGNRFCLGALSNVHRTEQSEKARLHIGKGVVLDLRGEGDVWLRCQSEHSVFVQSYYLDREAGRAPGDAVHKIYPSAYIKVFDLRQCHKQMRGQAATAQAAAAAQAAAVAGHLTHGAPITKSLSAAAGIGVDDLRRLCILRLSFVKGWGPDYPRQSIKETPCWIEVHLHRALQLLDEVLHTMPIDGPRGIE, from the exons ATGGTTGGATTGGCGGGCGGGGGAGGTCATCTGTATCCCTCGCCCCCAATGCAACCTAATCCAGAGT TGAGAGAAATGACAGGAATCGCTCCTAGTGCCCCGACTAGTGCAGATGCCTGTTTAAGTATAGTACATTCGCTAATGTGTCATCGACAAGGTGGTGAAAGCGAAGGATTCAGCAAGCGTGCCATCGAGTCTTTAGTGAAAAAGCTTAAA GAAAAACGAGACGAATTGGATAGCTTAATAACTGCTATCACTACAAATGGAGCACATCCCAGTAAATGTGTCACAATACAGAGAACTCTCGATGGTAGGCTACAAGTTGCTGGTCGTAAGGGTTTCCCACATGTTATTTATGCACGAATCTGGAGATGGCCAGATTTACACAAGAACGAATTAAAACACGTCAAATACTGCCAATTTGCTTTTGACTTAAAGTGTGATTCTGTATGTGTAAATCCATATCACTATGAGAGAGTTGTATCTCCTGGCATAG ACCCGTTCTTTACAGACCTGTCTGGGCTGACTCTACAATCAGGAGTAGGCGTAGGACCAGGTGGTAGATTGGTCAAAGATGAGTATTCAGTCGGTGGTGGAGGAAGTGCAGCAGCTGGAGCAGTAGGATCTGCAATGGATGTTGATGGAGAAATGAATCAAACCATTCAGCATCATCCACCTGCTCAACCCACTTCATCTAATAACACTCAATCGTCTCAGCAAACTTTTATACCAGGCCTAACACCACCTAAtccaa CTAGTGGTGAGGGTATGTTTGGCAGTAATGGGGGAGGGAATAATGGTGGTAACCCCCACAATAAATTGGACGACAATAATTGCCCCAGGCAAACCTGGATTCCTACACCTCATCATCCTACAACACGTAACATTCATCATC TAGTACATCCAATGAGTCACACCGTAGGTAGCCAACAGCAATCATTGAGTACATCGAGTGGGGGCAATGCTGCACAAATGCTCAGTCCTTCGCAGGGACAATCTACCGAAGCATTTTATGGAACTAACACACCTCCTCAAGACCTTAATCAACCTCCAAGTGTCGATGCATTAGCAGCATCTTTAG gTGAAGGTCAGAGCTCTCCTGTATCACCTGTACATATTCATCATCCGAATGGATTTCCAGTTGGTACAGCTGCCTACAATTCAGGAGCCCCACAGTGGACTGGAGCCAATACTCTTACATATACTCAGAGCATGCAACCTCCAGATCACAGACATCTTCATCCTACTTCTTATT GGGGTGGTCACGGCGGCGAAGTAGGTGGAAACATTGGTGGTTTACTCTCTACACAACCAGCACCTGAATATTGGTGTTCTGTTGGATATTTTGAATTAGATACTCAAGTAGGCGAAACGTTTAAAGTAAGCAGCGGTTGCCCTACCGTCACTGTCGATGGATACGTCGATCCAAGCGGTGGTAATAGATTTTGTTTAGGAGCTTTGAGCAATGTACACAGAACGGAGCAAAGTGAAAAAGCACGTCTTCACATAG GAAAAGGAGTTGTGTTAGATTTAAGGGGTGAAGGAGACGTTTGGTTAAGATGTCAAAGCGAACATAGTGTCTTTGTACAGTCTTATTATTTAGACAGAGAAGCAGGTCGTGCACCCGGTGATGCAGTACATAAAATTTATCCCTCCGCATATATTAAAGTCTTCGATTTACGACAGTGTCACAAACAAATGAGAGGGCAAGCCGCTACTGCTCAAGCCGCAGCTGCGGCACAAGCTGCTGCTGTAGCAGGTCATTTGACGCATGGCGCACCGATTACTAAAA GTCTTAGTGCAGCAGCTGGTATAGGCGTAGATGATCTTCGACGACTTTGTATTTTGCGTTTAAGTTTTGTAAAAGGCTGGGGACCTGATTACCCTCGACAAAGTATAAAAGAAACTCCGTGCTGGATAGAG GTACATTTACATAGAGCTCTTCAGTTACTGGACGAAGTTTTACACACTATGCCAATCGATGGCCCACGgggaattgaataa